In the Alistipes provencensis genome, AAGAGCAAGGGTTACCTTATGCTTACTTGCTGAACCATACTTTTCGACCTTTTCCAGCCTGTCTATTATCTGCTTGAAATAATCGCCTACCGTACAATCCATACGTTTACCCACCGTTTCAAATAACGTTTCAAAGGTTACGGGAATTTCAAGGGCTTCCAGTTTCTTGATTTTCTTCTCGTATTCTTTAATTTTAGCTGTTATCTGAAACTGAATATCATCCCTATCGGGGCAATTATCCGTTACCTTTTGTGCTTCTGTGTCCCAATATTCACGGGCTACCGAAACGCCTAAACCGACCGATTTCCGACGGTTATCATGGAAGAAAAGCAGGCATAAAGGGCTGGTGTTGTTCTTATAGATTACATCCTTGCGGAGTATTACTCTGAAAATCATTGTTTTGCATCGTTAGATGCAGGAGAAAAGATATGTCTCCAATGGGGAGTTTAATGGAGAGGCAATGGGGAGGAAGAGCCGTAAAAAGGCCGTTTGGAAGCCATTTCGTGTTACACATCGGACGTCTGTAACACACGGCAGAAAAAGAAAAACGAGCGATAATTCATTGATTATCACTCGCTTATCGTGAGCGGAAAACGGGACTCGGACCCGCGACCTCAACCTTGGCAAGGTTGCGCTCTACCAACTGAGCTATTTCCGCAATTTGCTCCCACATTCCGGAAACCGTCGTTTCCTGCGTTTCGGGACTGCAAATATAAAATGAAAAAAATTATTCTGCAAAATTTTCAGGCGTTTTTTGTCTTCGAACGAAACATCCCCGGCTCTCACGAACCGGGGATGTTCTATGCAGCAGGCAGGGCCGAAGCCCCTGCCCCGAATCAGCGGACCTTGAAACCCTCGTCGGCACGGGCCGGAATGGGCATCGAAGCGTAATAGCCGCTTTCGAGTTTGTCACGGACGGCCTTGAAAGCCTCGATCGTCACCTTTACATCCTCCAGCGTATGCACCGCCGTAGGAATGATGCGCAGGATGATCTCGCCCTTCGGGATCACGGGGTAAACCACCATCGAGCAGAAAATACCGTGGTTCTCACGCAGGTCTACGACCAGATTCGTGGCCTCGGTGATACCGCCCTTCAGGAAGACGGGGGTCACGGGCGAGTTGGTCACGCCGATCTCGAAACCGTTCTCCTTCAGACTGCTCTGGAGCACGCGGACAATCTCCCAGAGCTTCTGCTGGAATTCGGGGTGGTTGCGAATCAACTCCAGACGCTTCAGCGCACCGATCACCATCGGCATCGGGAGCGACTTGGCGTAAAGCTGCGAACGCATGTTATAGCGCAGCAGGTTGATCAGCCAGCGGGGACCGCTCACAAAGGCACCGATCCCGGCCATCGACTTGGCGAACGTATTGAAGAGCACGTCCACGCCGTCGACGACGCCGAAATGAGCCGCCGTACCGCGACCCTCCGGGCCCATCGTACCGAAGCCGTGGGCGTCGTCCACCAGCAGGCGGAACTGGAAATCCTTCTTCAGCGCGACGATCTCGTCCAGCTTGCCCAGATCGCCCTTCATGCCGAATACGCCCTCGGTAATCACCAGCACGCCGCCGTTCTGCTCCTCGGCCAGATCCGTGGCATGCTGCAACTGCAGGCGCAGCGAATCCATGTCGTTGTGGCCGAACACGAAACGCTTGCCCTTGTGCAGACGCAGACCGTCGATGATGCAGGCGTGCGCCTCGGCGTCGTAGACGACCACGTCGCGCGGAGTCAGCAGACAGTCGATGATCGAGATCATGCCCTGATAACCGAAGTTGAGCAGGAAGGCATCCTCCTTGCCGACGAACTCGGCGAGCTCACGCTCCAGCCGCTCGTGGTAAACGGTCTGTCCGCTCATCATGCGGGCGCCCATCGGGGCGGCCATGCCGAACTGAGCGGCGCCCTCGGCATCCGCCTTGCGCACCTCGGGATGGTTCGCCAGTCCGAGGTAGTTGTTCAGGCTCCAGTTGAGCATCTTCTTGCCCCGGAAAACCATGTGGGGACCGATGTCGCCTTCGAGTTTGGGGAAGGCGTAATAACCGTGGGCATACGACATATACTGACCGATCGGTCCGCCCGCATTCTTCTCGAGGCGTGAAAAAATATCAACCATTTTATCTTGTAATTATAAGTTTATGTACGATTTTTCCGTTTCGGACGCACAAAAGTATAAATAAAACACAATTAGCAGTCAAAAGTAGCCGTTTTTTATTCCGCACGGATACGCATTTATACCTATTTTAAGATTTTAAACGCCGGTCAGCGGCCTTTCCGACCATCACACGGCCGAACAAATAAATTTGGTTCGGCACCCGGCTTGCACTATCTTTGACTTCGCCTTAGACAGGCGGCGCCTCGGCAAAATGCAAGTAAACTTGCTTTTGCACTCGGCTTGCACTATCTTTGCCCTATGACATCGCTATTCCATGACATCATCTTCGGCCCGGTGCATTCGCGGCGGCTGGGCCTCTCGCTGGGGGTCAACCTGCTGCCCACGGCGTCGAAACTCTGCTCGTTCGACTGCATCTACTGCGAGTGCGGCTGGAATGCCGAGCACCCCGGAGCGCGCCGTTTCAATGCCCGCGAGGAGGTCCGCACCCAGCTCGAAGCCACCCTGCGGCAGATGGTGGCCGACGGCACTCCGCCCGACGTCATCACCTTCGCCGGCAACGGCGAACCGACCATGCATCCCGAATTCGAGGCCGTCATCGGCGACACGCTGGCCCTGCGCGATGAGTTGTGCCCCGCGGCCAAGGTCTCGGTGCTCTCCAACGCCACGCAAATCCACCGCGACAGCGTCCGCCGGGCCCTGCTGCGCGTGGACAACAACATCCTCAAACTCGACTCGGCGTTCGACGAGACGGTGCGGCGGATGAACAACCCGCAAAGCCCGGCCTACACGGTCCGGGGCATCGTCGAGGAGATGAAACGTTTCGAGGGAAAGATGATCCTGCAGACGATGTTCCTGCGCGGGTCGTGCGACGGAAAGCCTATCGACAATACCACCGAAGAGGAGGTTGCGGCGTGGCTGAAACTGGTCGCTGAAATCCGCCCGCGGCAGGTGATGGTCTACTCGCTCGACCGCGACACACCCTGCCAAACGCTCGAAAAGGTTTCCAAAGCCGATTTGCAGGCCATCGCCGCACGCGTCGAAGCCCTCGGCATCCCCTGCTCCGTAGCCTGACCGCCATGCAGATACTCCTCTCCTGCGCCAAGACGATGGCGGAGCAGAGCTCCGTCCCGACGCCCCGCACCACGGTTCCGGCCCATCTTGCCGAAGCACGGCAACTGGCCGCCGAACTGGCGACGCTCCCTACCGACGAACTGGCCCGGCTCCTGCGCGTCAACCGCCGCATCGCCGCCGAGAACCACCTGCGCTACCGCCGTTTCCACGACAGCGACACGGCGGCCCTCCCGGCCCTCGCGGCCTACACGGGCATCGTCTTCAAACGCATCGACCCGGCCGGTTTCTCCGCCGCCGATTTCGAATACGCCCAACAGCACCTCAACATCACCTCGTTCCTCTACGGACTGCTCCGCCCGCTGGACGCCATCCGCCCCTACCGGCTCGAAGGCGACGCCGTGCTGCCCGGCCACGACGAACAGACCGTCTTCGCCTACTGGCACGAACGGCTGACCGACGCCCTGATCGACAAAATCCGGCACGACGACGGCATCCTCGTCAACCTCGCCAGCGGGGAGATGAAACGGCTGTTCGACTGGAAACGCATCTGCCGCGAAGCGCGGGTCATCACCCCGGAGTTCCGCATCCGCGAAGGCGACCGGCTGAAAACCATTGTTATTTATACGAAAATGTGCCGCGGGGAGATGACGCGGCACATATTGAAAAACCGGATCACCGCCCCCGAAGCACTTCAAGCCTTCGAATGGGAGGGCTTCCGGTTCGATCCCTCCCTCAGCCGCGGCGACGACTGGACATTCACTATGTAACGGATTGCACCCGGAATCGACCCGGACAGCAGATTATTGAACCCGAATGCGCAGCGTGCAGGGCTTCACGCCTGCCGCCGTGGCCCGGAGCGTCATTTCGCCACCCGCATCCTTGCTGCCGACAATGGCGGTCAGTTGACCGCTGAACAGATGCATATGCGGCTCGCAGAACGATTCGAGCGACGTCGGGTCGCCGTTGGCCACGGCGACGAACCGCCCCGCTCCGCCGACCTCGAAACGCACCTCCCGGCTGTCCGTCGGCACCGGATTGCCCGCCTTGTCCACGACGCTGACCGTGACATAGGCCAGATCGCGGCCGTCGGCCGCAAGCACCGTGCGATCGGCCGTCAGCCGCAGGGCATAGGGCTTGCCCGCCGTGCGCACGACACGCTCGGCTGCCTGCCGCCCCTCGGAATCATACGCCACCACACGCACCTCGCCCGGCTCGTAGCGCACCTCGTTCCACATAAGGCGGAAACGCTCCATGTTGCTGTTGCGGTTCTTGCTTCGCACGCCTTGGCTCCTGCCGTTGATGAAGAGTTCGGCCGAAGGGTATGACGTGTAGACGAAGACGGGCGTAACCTCGCCCTCACGTCCTTTCCAGTTCCAGTGGGGCAGTATGTGCAGCGTCGGCGACTGCGTGTTCCAAACGCTGCGGTAGAGCCAGTAACGATCCTTGGGCAGCGATGCGAGGTCGATGATCCCGAACATCGAACTGTGGTTGGGCCATGCGTCGTTGTTGTAAGGCGTGGGTTCGCCCAGATAGTCGAACCCGGTCCATACGAACTGCCCGAGCAGCCACGGCATGTCCTCGGCGGCGGCGAAATCGTCGTCGGGCAGGTTCGACCACGCACAGCATTCGACATCGTAGCCCGACGACTGGTGGTCGCCGTGCTGTTTGTTGGTGGCATACTCCACCGGGAAATGATATACGCCGCGCGAACTGACCGTCGAAGCGGTTTCCGAACCGAGTACGACGTTTTGCGGCAGCCGCTCGTAGGCTTCGCGGTAGCGGTGCACCCGGTAGTTGAGCCCCGGAATGTCGTAAATCGCCGCAAAGCCGTTCGACAGCACGGCGTCCAACTGGTCCATCCCGCACGTCACCGGGCGCGTCGCATCCTCGCGGTGACAGATGGCCTGCAGGCGCAACCCCATCCGGTAGCCTTCGGGCTCCCACTGCGTCGGCACCTCGTTGCCGACCGACCACATCACCACCGACGGATTGTTGCGGAAATGGTGCAGCATGTTCACCAAGTCGCGTTCGACCCACTCGTCGAAATAGCGGTGATAACCGTTCCTGCACTTGGCCACCTCCCACTCGTCGAACGGCTCGACCATCACCATGAATCCCATCTCGTCGCACAGTTCGACCAGCGCCTCGGCCGGCATGTTGTGCGACGTGCGGACGGCGTTGCAGCCCATGTCCCGGAGCATCGTGAGCTGACGGCGGATGGCGGCCCGGTTCACGGCGGCCCCAAGCGGCCCCAAGTCGTGATGCAGGCATACTCCCTTGAAAGGACGCAGCTCGCCGTTCAGGAAGAAACCCTTGTCGGCGCGAACCTCGATCGTACGGATGCCGAAACGGGTCGTGTAACGGTCCACCTCGACCCCGCCCACGCGGACCCGCGATTCGGCGGTGTAGAGCGCCGGGGTCTCGGGCGACCACAACTCGGGCCGGTCGACCGTCAGATGCTGTTCGAAAGGCTGCCCGTAAGCCGGCTGCCGACGGTCGGTCTTTGTCGCAACGACCGCGCCCGCGGCATTGCGCACCGCAGTCTCGATCTCGACCGTTTCGCCCTCCTTCAGGCCGTCGAGTTTCGTGCGCAGGGTCACCGAAGCATAGTCTTTGCCGACATAGGGCGTCAGCACCTGCGTCCCCCATACCGGCACATGCACCGGCGCGAGTTCCAGCAGCCGCACCTCGCGGTAAAGACCCGCGCCCGGATACCAGCGCGACGACTGCGGCCGGTTCTCCAGCAACACGGCGAGTTCATTCCCGCCCGCATGCAGGGCGTCGGTGATCTCGCACCAGAAGGCACTGTAACCGTAGGGCCAGAAGCAGACCTCGCGGCCGTTGACCAGCACGCGGGCCTCGCTCATCGCGCCGTCGAACAACAGCACATAACGCCGATCTCCGACCGTATCAATATGCAATGTCCGCCGGTAAGCCCCCTTGCCGACATAGGGCAGTCCGCCCGTGCGTCCCGTCTTGACCGACGAGGTCGTCTCGCCGTCCTGAATGACGGCCACCTCCTGCAGGTCGTTCTCGCGCGAGAACGGCCCCGTGATGGACCAGTCATGAGGTATCTCCACCTGCCGCCATCCGTCGGTGCGCCCGATGTCGTGGTCGTTGCGGAACTGCCAGTCGGTGAGCAGCTCTTCGTTACGCGGGTTTTGTGCGCGGAGCGTCGCGGCCGTACATAGGGCGCACAGGGCGATGAGCAGTCGGTTCATGTCGTTTTATCGGTTTGTTCTCAACTTATTGTACTTCCACGTCGCAGAGTTCCACCCAGCCGTCGGCCGTGACTCCCTCCTTGGCGGCGATCCGAATGCCCGGCGTGTTCTCTTTCGAGGTATCCACGATGGCTACGG is a window encoding:
- a CDS encoding aminotransferase class I/II-fold pyridoxal phosphate-dependent enzyme, giving the protein MVDIFSRLEKNAGGPIGQYMSYAHGYYAFPKLEGDIGPHMVFRGKKMLNWSLNNYLGLANHPEVRKADAEGAAQFGMAAPMGARMMSGQTVYHERLERELAEFVGKEDAFLLNFGYQGMISIIDCLLTPRDVVVYDAEAHACIIDGLRLHKGKRFVFGHNDMDSLRLQLQHATDLAEEQNGGVLVITEGVFGMKGDLGKLDEIVALKKDFQFRLLVDDAHGFGTMGPEGRGTAAHFGVVDGVDVLFNTFAKSMAGIGAFVSGPRWLINLLRYNMRSQLYAKSLPMPMVIGALKRLELIRNHPEFQQKLWEIVRVLQSSLKENGFEIGVTNSPVTPVFLKGGITEATNLVVDLRENHGIFCSMVVYPVIPKGEIILRIIPTAVHTLEDVKVTIEAFKAVRDKLESGYYASMPIPARADEGFKVR
- a CDS encoding radical SAM protein, with product MTSLFHDIIFGPVHSRRLGLSLGVNLLPTASKLCSFDCIYCECGWNAEHPGARRFNAREEVRTQLEATLRQMVADGTPPDVITFAGNGEPTMHPEFEAVIGDTLALRDELCPAAKVSVLSNATQIHRDSVRRALLRVDNNILKLDSAFDETVRRMNNPQSPAYTVRGIVEEMKRFEGKMILQTMFLRGSCDGKPIDNTTEEEVAAWLKLVAEIRPRQVMVYSLDRDTPCQTLEKVSKADLQAIAARVEALGIPCSVA
- a CDS encoding YaaA family protein, whose amino-acid sequence is MQILLSCAKTMAEQSSVPTPRTTVPAHLAEARQLAAELATLPTDELARLLRVNRRIAAENHLRYRRFHDSDTAALPALAAYTGIVFKRIDPAGFSAADFEYAQQHLNITSFLYGLLRPLDAIRPYRLEGDAVLPGHDEQTVFAYWHERLTDALIDKIRHDDGILVNLASGEMKRLFDWKRICREARVITPEFRIREGDRLKTIVIYTKMCRGEMTRHILKNRITAPEALQAFEWEGFRFDPSLSRGDDWTFTM
- a CDS encoding glycoside hydrolase family 2 TIM barrel-domain containing protein, which codes for MNRLLIALCALCTAATLRAQNPRNEELLTDWQFRNDHDIGRTDGWRQVEIPHDWSITGPFSRENDLQEVAVIQDGETTSSVKTGRTGGLPYVGKGAYRRTLHIDTVGDRRYVLLFDGAMSEARVLVNGREVCFWPYGYSAFWCEITDALHAGGNELAVLLENRPQSSRWYPGAGLYREVRLLELAPVHVPVWGTQVLTPYVGKDYASVTLRTKLDGLKEGETVEIETAVRNAAGAVVATKTDRRQPAYGQPFEQHLTVDRPELWSPETPALYTAESRVRVGGVEVDRYTTRFGIRTIEVRADKGFFLNGELRPFKGVCLHHDLGPLGAAVNRAAIRRQLTMLRDMGCNAVRTSHNMPAEALVELCDEMGFMVMVEPFDEWEVAKCRNGYHRYFDEWVERDLVNMLHHFRNNPSVVMWSVGNEVPTQWEPEGYRMGLRLQAICHREDATRPVTCGMDQLDAVLSNGFAAIYDIPGLNYRVHRYREAYERLPQNVVLGSETASTVSSRGVYHFPVEYATNKQHGDHQSSGYDVECCAWSNLPDDDFAAAEDMPWLLGQFVWTGFDYLGEPTPYNNDAWPNHSSMFGIIDLASLPKDRYWLYRSVWNTQSPTLHILPHWNWKGREGEVTPVFVYTSYPSAELFINGRSQGVRSKNRNSNMERFRLMWNEVRYEPGEVRVVAYDSEGRQAAERVVRTAGKPYALRLTADRTVLAADGRDLAYVTVSVVDKAGNPVPTDSREVRFEVGGAGRFVAVANGDPTSLESFCEPHMHLFSGQLTAIVGSKDAGGEMTLRATAAGVKPCTLRIRVQ